A genomic segment from Defluviitalea raffinosedens encodes:
- the polA gene encoding DNA polymerase I has product MSKKIMLVDGNSIINRAFYGVPLLSNSEGIYTNGVYGFLNILFKLLEEDQPDYIAVAFDLKAPTFRHEVFQEYKGNRKGMPEELKPQIPLLKDILDAMGIKRLEKEGYEADDILGTVAKRAEEQGMQPIIVSGDRDLLQLATEQIKIRIPKTKKGGTEIEDYYAKDLIEKIGVTPLEYIDVKALMGDSSDNIPGVPGIGEKTAIKIIQQYHNIENAIAHADEIKPSRASENLKTYQEQARQSKFLATICTQVPIEFDWEQFKLDSIMNPRVYEIFKQLEFKSFLDRFSMLQETNSVSMNTHLSEVLYRAVDSKEAFEKVVEEIFEAGKFSFIIFSGNHKPIGISFCYADTKGVWVGSSDEFSIEEIMALAKPLFESIETEKIAHHAKNAMHILKHFGITLRNLVFDTMIGGYVLNPTKETYEYDDLAQEFLGQTFPSEEEILGKGKSKKSIMNLEEKDRTSFTAGQAYIIYHAEKQIKQKLKENNQEQLYYEIEHPLIEVLFSMEEYGFKIDTQRLKEYVDELEEKIELLTKEIYEIAGEEFNINSPKQLGVILFEKLMLPMGKKTKTGYSTAAEVLEKLRAEHIIIEKILEYRQLVKLKTTYGDGLFAVVNQETQKIHSTFNQTITATGRISSTEPNLQNIPIKLEMGRKIRKVFIPSDEEYLLLDADYSQIELRVLAHIAKDETLIRAFRTGEDIHKLTASQVFKVPLDEVTPRQRSNAKAVNFGIVYGIGAFSLSQDLNISRKEAEAYIEGYFEKYPNVRKYMDETIKQARELGYVTTLFGRRRVIPDINSTNFARRSFGERVAMNTPIQGTAADIIKIAMIKVFNKLKEKNLKSRLILQVHDELLIEVHKDEIEEVKQILKYEMEHAVSLDVPLDVDMHLGKTWFDTK; this is encoded by the coding sequence ATGTCAAAAAAGATCATGTTAGTGGATGGTAACAGCATTATAAATAGAGCATTTTACGGCGTACCTTTGTTATCCAATTCGGAGGGAATTTATACGAATGGGGTATATGGATTTTTAAACATTCTATTTAAATTATTAGAGGAAGATCAACCAGATTACATAGCTGTTGCCTTTGATTTAAAAGCACCTACCTTTAGACATGAGGTATTTCAAGAATATAAAGGAAACAGAAAAGGAATGCCTGAAGAACTTAAGCCACAAATTCCATTATTAAAAGATATATTGGATGCAATGGGAATTAAGAGGCTTGAAAAAGAAGGATATGAAGCAGATGATATTCTGGGCACTGTTGCAAAAAGAGCAGAAGAACAAGGAATGCAGCCTATTATCGTTTCAGGAGACAGAGACTTGCTGCAATTAGCGACAGAACAGATCAAAATCAGAATTCCAAAAACAAAAAAAGGTGGAACAGAAATTGAAGATTATTATGCAAAAGATTTAATAGAAAAAATAGGAGTTACTCCTCTTGAATATATTGACGTTAAAGCTCTTATGGGAGATTCTTCTGATAATATTCCCGGAGTTCCTGGAATCGGAGAAAAAACAGCGATCAAGATCATTCAGCAGTATCACAATATTGAAAATGCCATCGCCCATGCAGATGAAATTAAGCCAAGCCGTGCTTCAGAGAATTTAAAGACATATCAAGAGCAGGCCAGACAAAGTAAATTTCTTGCAACCATCTGTACCCAAGTACCAATTGAATTTGACTGGGAGCAATTCAAACTTGATTCAATCATGAATCCCAGGGTGTATGAGATCTTTAAGCAATTAGAATTCAAGAGTTTTTTAGACAGATTTAGTATGCTACAGGAAACCAATAGCGTATCCATGAACACCCATTTGTCCGAGGTTTTATACAGGGCTGTTGATTCCAAAGAAGCCTTTGAAAAAGTAGTGGAAGAAATATTTGAAGCAGGAAAATTTTCTTTTATAATATTCTCTGGGAATCATAAGCCTATAGGAATAAGCTTTTGCTACGCAGATACCAAGGGCGTATGGGTTGGTTCATCTGATGAGTTTTCAATTGAAGAAATTATGGCTCTGGCAAAGCCTCTTTTTGAATCTATTGAAACAGAAAAAATAGCTCATCATGCCAAAAATGCCATGCATATTCTAAAACATTTTGGAATCACCCTTAGGAATTTAGTATTTGATACAATGATTGGAGGATATGTCTTAAATCCTACTAAAGAAACTTATGAATATGATGACTTGGCTCAAGAATTCTTAGGTCAGACTTTTCCGAGCGAAGAAGAAATCTTAGGCAAAGGTAAGAGCAAAAAGTCCATTATGAATTTAGAAGAAAAAGACAGAACAAGCTTTACTGCAGGACAGGCCTATATCATATATCATGCGGAAAAGCAAATAAAGCAGAAACTTAAAGAGAATAATCAAGAACAGCTTTATTATGAAATAGAACATCCGCTTATTGAAGTTTTGTTTAGCATGGAGGAATATGGATTTAAAATAGATACTCAGAGGTTAAAAGAATATGTAGATGAGCTGGAAGAAAAAATTGAACTTCTCACAAAGGAAATATATGAAATCGCAGGAGAAGAGTTTAATATTAATTCTCCGAAGCAATTGGGAGTTATTCTTTTTGAAAAGCTTATGCTTCCCATGGGAAAAAAGACAAAGACCGGCTACTCAACTGCCGCGGAAGTACTAGAAAAGCTGAGGGCTGAACACATTATAATTGAAAAAATATTGGAATACCGCCAACTGGTAAAATTAAAGACTACTTATGGAGATGGGTTATTTGCTGTGGTCAATCAAGAGACTCAGAAAATCCATTCAACATTTAATCAAACGATTACTGCCACCGGCAGAATCAGTAGTACTGAACCAAATCTTCAAAATATCCCTATTAAGTTAGAGATGGGGAGAAAAATAAGAAAAGTATTTATTCCCAGTGATGAGGAGTATTTATTGCTGGATGCAGATTACTCACAAATAGAACTTCGCGTACTGGCACACATTGCCAAGGATGAAACTTTGATTCGTGCATTTCGTACTGGAGAAGATATACACAAACTTACTGCATCACAAGTATTTAAAGTACCTCTTGATGAGGTTACGCCCAGACAAAGAAGCAATGCTAAAGCAGTCAATTTTGGAATCGTCTATGGCATTGGCGCATTTAGTTTAAGCCAAGATTTAAATATTTCAAGAAAAGAAGCAGAAGCTTATATAGAAGGATATTTTGAAAAATATCCGAATGTAAGAAAATACATGGATGAAACTATTAAACAAGCGCGAGAGCTGGGATATGTCACTACCTTATTTGGGAGAAGAAGAGTGATTCCTGATATTAATTCTACTAATTTTGCACGACGTTCCTTTGGAGAAAGAGTTGCAATGAATACACCGATTCAAGGAACAGCAGCAGACATTATTAAAATCGCTATGATTAAAGTTTTCAATAAGTTAAAAGAGAAAAATCTTAAATCTCGTCTGATCCTTCAAGTACATGATGAACTTCTCATAGAAGTTCATAAAGATGAAATAGAGGAAGTAAAGCAAATTCTAAAATACGAAATGGAACATGCAGTAAGTTTAGATGTTCCTCTGGATGTGGATATGCATCTTGGTAAAACTTGGTTCGATACTAAATAA
- the coaE gene encoding dephospho-CoA kinase (Dephospho-CoA kinase (CoaE) performs the final step in coenzyme A biosynthesis.), which produces MKIIGLTGGTGSGKSTVVLLLSQLTKAYIIDADKIGHQIILKGQPAYYDIIQHFGREILKEDGEINRKCLGKIVFSDKNSLKILNQITHPRIKEEILKKIEQIKKSYSSYNYIVIDAALLIEAQLHKIVDEVWVVYAEEEKRIQRIMKRDGLNMEQAANRIKAQMPWEEMKKYADQIIDNGKDEEFTLKQLKCIVSKDINF; this is translated from the coding sequence ATGAAAATAATCGGCTTAACAGGAGGCACTGGTAGCGGCAAAAGTACGGTGGTACTTTTGCTGTCTCAATTGACAAAAGCATATATTATAGATGCAGATAAAATTGGACATCAAATCATTTTAAAAGGACAACCTGCATATTATGACATTATTCAACATTTTGGGAGAGAAATTTTAAAAGAAGACGGAGAAATCAATAGGAAGTGTTTAGGGAAAATTGTCTTTTCTGATAAAAACTCTTTGAAAATTCTGAATCAAATTACCCATCCACGGATTAAGGAAGAAATCCTTAAGAAAATCGAGCAAATAAAAAAGAGCTATTCTTCATATAATTATATAGTTATTGATGCTGCACTTTTAATTGAAGCACAACTTCATAAAATTGTGGATGAAGTTTGGGTGGTTTATGCGGAAGAAGAAAAAAGAATACAAAGGATTATGAAAAGAGACGGATTGAACATGGAGCAAGCAGCAAATCGTATCAAAGCTCAAATGCCATGGGAAGAAATGAAAAAATATGCAGATCAAATCATAGACAATGGAAAAGATGAAGAATTTACTCTTAAGCAGCTAAAATGCATTGTGTCAAAGGATATAAATTTCTAA
- a CDS encoding lytic transglycosylase domain-containing protein — protein sequence MFYVIDLRGRKLRLLISVIAICIIAYMITLTIFRTFLFPIKYADLVTKYSERYNLDAYLVFSIIKTESKFNPQATSHKGAKGLMQITDQTGEWAAKEIGIENYHSDRLYEPEINIQIGCWYISKLIHQYKNNLETSLAAYNAGSGNVSKWLGDEKYSKDAKNLSFIPFKETREYVKKVIRNRKYYECLYKH from the coding sequence ATGTTTTATGTTATTGATCTTCGAGGGAGAAAATTACGATTACTGATCTCTGTGATTGCCATTTGTATTATTGCATATATGATTACATTAACTATCTTTCGTACTTTTCTGTTTCCGATCAAATATGCAGATTTGGTGACCAAATATTCTGAGAGATACAACTTAGATGCATATTTGGTGTTTTCTATTATAAAGACTGAAAGTAAATTTAATCCCCAAGCCACATCTCATAAAGGTGCAAAAGGATTAATGCAGATTACTGACCAGACAGGAGAATGGGCTGCAAAAGAGATAGGAATAGAAAATTATCACAGTGACAGACTTTATGAACCAGAGATTAATATTCAAATAGGATGTTGGTATATTAGCAAACTCATTCATCAGTATAAAAATAATCTTGAAACAAGCTTGGCAGCATATAATGCTGGAAGTGGAAATGTATCCAAATGGCTGGGAGATGAGAAATATAGCAAAGATGCGAAAAATCTCAGTTTTATACCTTTTAAGGAAACAAGGGAATACGTTAAAAAAGTGATTAGAAATCGAAAATATTATGAATGTTTATATAAGCATTAA